A genomic segment from Pangasianodon hypophthalmus isolate fPanHyp1 chromosome 25, fPanHyp1.pri, whole genome shotgun sequence encodes:
- the mrasb gene encoding ras-related protein M-Ras isoform X1: MGVAVSMATSAVPGDNLPTYKLVVVGDGGVGKSALTIQFFQKIFVPDYDPTIEDSYLKHTEIDGQWAILDVLDTAGQEEFSAMREQYMRTGDGFLIVFSVTDKASFEHVDRFHQLILRVKDRESFPMVLVANKVDLVHLRKITSEQGKEMAMKHSITYIETSAKDPPMNVDKAFHELVRVIRQQVPERAQKKKKTKWRADRPTGSARLHCVLL, from the exons GTGTAGCAGTCTCCATGGCGACGAGCGCTGTGCCCGGGGACAACCTGCCCACTTATAAGCTGGTAGTAGTGGGTGACGGAGGTGTGGGTAAGAGCGCCCTCACCATCCAGTTCTTTCAGAAGATCTTCGTGCCTGATTACGACCCGACCATCGAGGACTCCTACCTCAAACACACCGAGATCGATGGACAGTGGGCCATACTGGACG TTCTGGACACGGCAGGACAGGAGGAGTTCAGTGCTATGAGAGAGCAGTATATGAGGACTGGAGACGGTTTCCTCATAGTGTTTTCAGTGACAGACAAGGCCAGCTTTGAGCATGTGGACCGTTTCCATCAGCTCATCCTGAGAGTGAAAGACAG ggAGTCCTTCCCGATGGTCCTCGTTGCTAATAAAGTCGACCTGGTGCATTTGCGCAAAATCACAAGCGAACAGGGGAAGGAGATGGCGATGAAACACAGC ATTACATATATTGAAACAAGTGCGAAGGATCCACCCATGAATGTTGATAAAGCATTTCATGAGCTCGTGAGAGTGATTCG GCAGCAGGTTCCAGAGAGGGcccagaagaagaaaaaaacaaaatggcggGCGGACAGGCCAACCGGATCAGCCAGGCTTCACTGTGTCCTACTATGa
- the mrasb gene encoding ras-related protein M-Ras isoform X2, translating into MATSAVPGDNLPTYKLVVVGDGGVGKSALTIQFFQKIFVPDYDPTIEDSYLKHTEIDGQWAILDVLDTAGQEEFSAMREQYMRTGDGFLIVFSVTDKASFEHVDRFHQLILRVKDRESFPMVLVANKVDLVHLRKITSEQGKEMAMKHSITYIETSAKDPPMNVDKAFHELVRVIRQQVPERAQKKKKTKWRADRPTGSARLHCVLL; encoded by the exons ATGGCGACGAGCGCTGTGCCCGGGGACAACCTGCCCACTTATAAGCTGGTAGTAGTGGGTGACGGAGGTGTGGGTAAGAGCGCCCTCACCATCCAGTTCTTTCAGAAGATCTTCGTGCCTGATTACGACCCGACCATCGAGGACTCCTACCTCAAACACACCGAGATCGATGGACAGTGGGCCATACTGGACG TTCTGGACACGGCAGGACAGGAGGAGTTCAGTGCTATGAGAGAGCAGTATATGAGGACTGGAGACGGTTTCCTCATAGTGTTTTCAGTGACAGACAAGGCCAGCTTTGAGCATGTGGACCGTTTCCATCAGCTCATCCTGAGAGTGAAAGACAG ggAGTCCTTCCCGATGGTCCTCGTTGCTAATAAAGTCGACCTGGTGCATTTGCGCAAAATCACAAGCGAACAGGGGAAGGAGATGGCGATGAAACACAGC ATTACATATATTGAAACAAGTGCGAAGGATCCACCCATGAATGTTGATAAAGCATTTCATGAGCTCGTGAGAGTGATTCG GCAGCAGGTTCCAGAGAGGGcccagaagaagaaaaaaacaaaatggcggGCGGACAGGCCAACCGGATCAGCCAGGCTTCACTGTGTCCTACTATGa